TAATAGGAGATTGATATGGAAATTTTTTTCCCCGTATCCGGCCTCAGCCTGAACCCTTTGATCCCGGTTCTGATAGGTTTTGTCCTCTCATTTTTTTGCTCCATGGGGGGCATATCCGGAGCCTTTCTTCTTCTTCCCGTTCAGATGAGTTTTCTTGGTTTTACAACGCCCTCTGTCAGCGCCACCAATCAACTTTATAATATTGTCGCCATACCCAGTGGAGTATGGCGTTTTTATAAGGAAGGCCGTCTCATAACCCCTCTGGTCCGTGCCGTGGTTATCGGCACCCTCCCTGGTGTTTTCATAGGAGCCTTTGTACGCATTACCTATATGCCTGATGCATCTATGTTTAAACTGTTTGTGGGGTGTGTTCTCCTGTATATTGGCATCCGCATGGTCCGGGATCTTCTGGGAAAGAAAAAAAGCAGCGTAGCCCCCGGCCAGGGCACCGGCCGTGTGGAGGTGTTGCCTTCTGGTTATCTGGAAATACGCTTTCTCTTTCAGGGTCAGGAATATTATGTTGGCGCCTGGGGTATTATGGCTTTAAGCGGTGTTGTGGGCATTATAGGAGGAATTTACGGAATTGGCGGAGGGGCGATTATAGCACCATTCTTTGTATCGGTTTTCGGACTTCCCGTATATACCGTTGCAGGTGCCGCTCTCATGGGGACCTTCATCACCAGCGTTGCCGGCGTTATTTTTTATCAGGGGCTGGCTCTCCTGTATCCCGAGCAGGCCATATCCCCGGACTGGCTTCTGGGGATTCTCTTTGGTATCGGCGGTTTTATCGGTATGTACTGTGGAGCAAGAACACAGAAATTTGTTCCTGAGCGTTGGATAAAGTGGGGACTCTGTCTTGTGATTGCCTGGACCGCAGGTCACTATATTCTGGGTTATTTCTTCGGGT
This genomic stretch from Desulfobotulus pelophilus harbors:
- a CDS encoding sulfite exporter TauE/SafE family protein, encoding MEIFFPVSGLSLNPLIPVLIGFVLSFFCSMGGISGAFLLLPVQMSFLGFTTPSVSATNQLYNIVAIPSGVWRFYKEGRLITPLVRAVVIGTLPGVFIGAFVRITYMPDASMFKLFVGCVLLYIGIRMVRDLLGKKKSSVAPGQGTGRVEVLPSGYLEIRFLFQGQEYYVGAWGIMALSGVVGIIGGIYGIGGGAIIAPFFVSVFGLPVYTVAGAALMGTFITSVAGVIFYQGLALLYPEQAISPDWLLGILFGIGGFIGMYCGARTQKFVPERWIKWGLCLVIAWTAGHYILGYFFG